A genomic segment from Thermoplasmatales archaeon encodes:
- a CDS encoding dihydroorotate dehydrogenase electron transfer subunit: MNFSVILSKETVAKNTVTLKFSFDRRVYAGQFAMVWAPGKGEIPISFSHTGDPKGITIKNYGDMSAPIVALNAGERIFFRGPYGNSFTKPIGGDYLLIGGGSGIASLAPLISKNAHGIISARSMEDLFFLDKFEKSKVTATTDDGSFGIKGNALDALRTLDVEKFENIYVCGPEKMMKGIYDYIRPKNIAAEFSLERPMKCAIGVCDSCSVNGIQICKSGPVFGMDSLRDFTEFGTSRLLLSGKRVSI; this comes from the coding sequence TTGAATTTTTCAGTTATATTGAGCAAGGAGACGGTAGCAAAGAACACAGTTACTCTAAAATTCTCCTTTGACAGACGCGTATACGCTGGACAGTTTGCCATGGTTTGGGCGCCTGGAAAGGGAGAGATACCAATTTCATTTTCGCACACCGGAGATCCGAAGGGTATAACTATAAAGAATTACGGGGATATGAGCGCACCGATAGTTGCACTTAATGCCGGTGAGAGAATATTTTTCCGCGGTCCTTATGGCAATAGTTTCACTAAGCCGATAGGAGGCGATTACCTATTAATTGGAGGTGGATCTGGAATTGCAAGCCTTGCTCCATTAATATCAAAAAATGCCCATGGCATTATTTCTGCGCGATCTATGGAGGATTTATTTTTCCTTGACAAGTTTGAAAAATCCAAGGTCACAGCGACTACGGATGACGGATCCTTCGGAATCAAGGGAAATGCACTCGATGCGCTAAGAACACTCGACGTGGAAAAGTTTGAAAACATATATGTGTGCGGCCCAGAAAAAATGATGAAGGGGATATACGATTACATTAGACCAAAGAACATTGCGGCAGAATTTTCTCTTGAAAGGCCAATGAAATGCGCTATAGGGGTTTGTGATTCCTGCTCCGTAAATGGTATACAGATTTGCAAAAGCGGACCGGTTTTTGGCATGGATTCTTTAAGGGATTTCACCGAATTTGGAACGAGCAGACTCCTGCTTTCTGGAAAGCGGGTGAGTATCTAA
- a CDS encoding HAD-IA family hydrolase: protein MLIKAMIFDMDGTLLDSEAISSASTDYAFRTVLGRGLTPEENAKLIGRPVSKVLSEWYPDTGNKIYELSKSFFHERVRLISSYPGVKNLISDLVKNYRLAVVTSSKRKDADILLKNTALDGYMDFFIGQEDTEFQKPDPEPIKLALHKLGVHSREAVFVGDQPYDIIAAHQAEVVAIGTTWGSGDRETLEMYHPDYIVNKPEELKDLLDLLS, encoded by the coding sequence TTGTTGATAAAAGCAATGATATTTGACATGGACGGCACCCTTCTCGATAGCGAAGCCATATCATCTGCTTCCACGGATTATGCCTTCAGGACTGTTCTCGGACGAGGCCTTACTCCGGAGGAAAACGCCAAGCTGATTGGAAGACCGGTAAGCAAGGTACTGTCTGAATGGTATCCGGATACTGGTAACAAAATCTATGAACTGAGTAAATCTTTTTTTCATGAAAGAGTTCGTCTGATAAGTTCATACCCGGGAGTGAAAAATCTTATCTCTGACCTAGTAAAAAACTACAGACTTGCGGTGGTAACATCAAGTAAGAGGAAAGACGCGGATATACTCCTCAAAAATACAGCTCTGGATGGCTATATGGATTTCTTCATTGGGCAGGAAGACACAGAATTCCAGAAGCCTGATCCTGAGCCTATTAAACTTGCGCTACATAAACTGGGCGTTCATTCAAGGGAAGCTGTTTTTGTTGGTGACCAGCCGTACGATATTATCGCTGCTCACCAGGCAGAAGTAGTTGCCATTGGTACCACCTGGGGTTCTGGAGACCGCGAAACACTTGAGATGTATCATCCGGATTACATCGTCAATAAGCCAGAAGAACTTAAAGACCTCCTCGATCTCTTGTCATAG
- a CDS encoding YbhB/YbcL family Raf kinase inhibitor-like protein — translation MTFKIDIPAFKYGADIDKKFTCEGEDLSPQIKWEEEPASTKSYILTVEDPDAPGGTFIHWVMYNIPSTVKEIPENIPKTEETPQGFTQGKNSFGKIGYNGPCPPRRSKHRYFFFLYATLVTEKLPPGMTRSDLEKIIEDKTIKRVTFMGQFGR, via the coding sequence ATGACTTTTAAGATAGACATACCTGCTTTCAAGTATGGCGCAGACATTGATAAGAAGTTTACCTGCGAGGGCGAAGATCTATCTCCGCAGATTAAATGGGAGGAAGAACCAGCGTCAACAAAATCGTACATACTAACTGTCGAAGACCCGGATGCCCCAGGAGGAACATTTATCCATTGGGTGATGTATAATATTCCCTCCACTGTCAAAGAGATTCCGGAAAATATTCCGAAAACTGAGGAGACTCCGCAAGGATTTACGCAGGGGAAAAATAGTTTTGGAAAAATTGGGTATAATGGACCATGCCCCCCAAGAAGGAGCAAACACAGGTATTTCTTTTTCCTCTATGCGACCTTAGTGACCGAGAAACTTCCACCGGGAATGACGCGTTCCGACCTAGAAAAGATCATCGAAGATAAAACCATTAAGCGAGTCACCTTCATGGGTCAATTTGGAAGGTAA
- a CDS encoding SDR family oxidoreductase, whose product MSTENDEYCNFEEMRGLLSLNGKRALVIGSGSGIGLGITYGVLANGGTVMAADINEKALEKLRLSVEEKEGTIYTEMCDLTSVNSVRNLYSAAIEKLGKIDVVYVVAGIDPVQRIENFSYETFDRTIELNFKGAFIALKEIAVRIGKEFNGGSIVLIASSLTQRTEIGQGVYSATKGAVIQLARAFSAEMGKYNLRVNVIAPGIVETPMTEGLRKDRKSYLECASKSPLNRWARVKDVVGPALFLATEGAAFLNASVIFVDGGASFIDDRFIPEI is encoded by the coding sequence ATGTCGACGGAAAATGATGAATACTGCAATTTTGAAGAAATGCGAGGCCTTCTATCTTTGAATGGAAAAAGGGCGCTTGTAATTGGCTCAGGTTCTGGAATCGGTCTCGGGATAACGTATGGCGTTCTCGCTAACGGTGGAACGGTAATGGCAGCGGACATAAATGAAAAGGCCCTTGAAAAATTAAGATTGAGTGTAGAGGAAAAAGAGGGAACTATTTACACGGAAATGTGTGATCTGACCTCTGTCAACAGCGTCAGAAACCTCTATTCTGCAGCAATTGAGAAGCTAGGAAAAATAGACGTAGTTTACGTAGTCGCGGGCATCGATCCAGTTCAAAGAATAGAGAATTTCAGTTATGAAACTTTTGACAGAACTATTGAATTGAATTTTAAGGGTGCCTTCATCGCCTTAAAGGAGATCGCCGTAAGGATCGGGAAGGAATTCAACGGAGGAAGCATTGTGCTCATAGCATCCTCTTTGACCCAGAGAACCGAAATAGGTCAGGGAGTTTATTCGGCAACCAAGGGAGCTGTAATACAGTTAGCCAGGGCATTTTCTGCTGAAATGGGAAAATATAACCTCAGAGTTAACGTGATCGCTCCTGGGATTGTTGAAACACCTATGACCGAGGGGCTCAGAAAGGACAGGAAAAGCTATTTAGAGTGTGCCTCTAAATCTCCTCTGAATCGCTGGGCACGTGTGAAAGATGTTGTGGGACCAGCATTATTTCTCGCCACAGAAGGCGCAGCATTTCTCAACGCTTCGGTAATATTTGTTGACGGAGGTGCCAGCTTCATAGACGATAGATTTATCCCGGAGATATGA
- a CDS encoding dihydroorotate dehydrogenase, with protein MPSIRTNVGSISLENPFMLASGILDENGYTMKRILENGASAVVTKSIGTDERAGYSTPVIAELPYGLINAVGLANPGIDNFGEEIKIALKGKGPVIGSIFGSTPEEFVNLALKMENYGVNAIELNLSCPHVKGFGSEIGSDPDLVEEIIKELKLKTKIPIFSKLSPNVTDIISIAKAAERSDALVMINTVRAMSIDIYARKPVLSNTYGGLSGQAIKNIGVRYVYEVKKETGQQIVGVGGIETAEDAVEYIMAGASALQVGTAIHKKGIGIFKELSRGLEEFMNHEGFETISAMTGVALS; from the coding sequence ATGCCGTCTATTAGAACCAACGTAGGCTCAATTTCTTTGGAAAATCCATTCATGCTTGCTTCTGGTATACTTGACGAAAACGGCTACACCATGAAAAGAATACTGGAAAATGGTGCGTCCGCTGTTGTTACCAAATCCATAGGCACGGATGAAAGGGCCGGTTATTCCACCCCGGTTATTGCCGAACTACCTTATGGCCTTATTAATGCGGTTGGGCTTGCAAACCCTGGAATTGACAACTTCGGTGAAGAGATAAAGATTGCACTTAAAGGAAAAGGGCCAGTTATTGGAAGTATATTCGGTTCCACTCCGGAAGAATTTGTGAATCTTGCCCTTAAAATGGAGAACTATGGAGTAAATGCAATTGAACTGAACTTATCCTGCCCCCATGTGAAAGGCTTTGGGTCTGAAATAGGCTCTGACCCGGATCTTGTTGAGGAGATTATTAAGGAACTTAAGTTAAAGACAAAGATACCTATCTTTTCTAAGCTTTCACCCAATGTCACTGACATTATTTCCATAGCCAAAGCTGCAGAAAGATCGGATGCCTTAGTGATGATCAACACTGTAAGAGCAATGTCCATAGATATATACGCAAGGAAGCCCGTATTAAGCAATACATACGGAGGCTTATCTGGCCAGGCGATAAAGAACATAGGTGTAAGATATGTGTATGAAGTCAAGAAGGAGACAGGGCAACAGATAGTTGGTGTTGGAGGAATAGAAACTGCAGAGGATGCAGTAGAATATATTATGGCTGGTGCATCCGCTCTCCAGGTAGGAACTGCGATCCATAAAAAAGGCATAGGTATTTTTAAAGAGCTTTCTAGGGGACTTGAGGAATTCATGAATCATGAAGGATTTGAAACCATAAGTGCAATGACAGGAGTTGCTTTGTCTTGA